A single region of the Polyangia bacterium genome encodes:
- a CDS encoding DUF1592 domain-containing protein — protein sequence MAARWSKFLPPLLSGVVSLSLTLATACSGSIGGSGPPGGGPSNTGGGGGPGGGSPSVPASDGKGPIVSTPAASTRMARLNNQQWENTVQDLLRLPAPLGLSRSFVAEPLITAFDTNGGVLTVDSNNRLDFQTAAETIAKQVAHDSQLLAMVAPTVTSGDRATSFIQNFGQRAFRRPLTATDTARYKALFDQGAMLLASGDAFVDGVELVLRALLQSPHFLYRVETSTAVVGGRIPLTDYEIASRLSYSLASTMPDDALFTAAAAHKLQTRDGVVEQAQRLINSPAGRATVSNFNYQLLHLREFDQINKDVQKAPAFTTDIGADLKQEVLSFTDDIVFGQDRGMTELLTAPYTFVNSKVAKVYGLASPSPAAGQPDPFVKVNLDPTQRTGFLTQAGFLSSNADGQTPSIIVRGVQIAKDFLCVEIPPPPDVVPPLPALDPNSTNRQRVTTLTMNAPCNACHTTLINPLGFGLEHLDGFAQFRAQENGQPIDSSGNYSIDGHDVSFNGALDLIKAIANSQQAQDCYASHLVQYLYGRDVDMSSDADKNLITQAGVRAKANPSTKNLVVNLVATDAFLTRAP from the coding sequence GTGGCCGCGCGCTGGTCGAAGTTCCTTCCGCCCCTGCTGTCGGGGGTTGTCTCGCTGTCGCTGACGCTGGCGACGGCCTGTTCCGGTTCTATCGGCGGTTCTGGCCCCCCCGGCGGCGGGCCCAGCAACACCGGTGGTGGCGGCGGTCCCGGCGGCGGCTCACCCTCCGTTCCCGCTAGTGACGGCAAGGGCCCCATCGTCAGCACTCCGGCGGCGAGCACGCGGATGGCCAGGTTGAACAACCAGCAATGGGAAAACACGGTGCAGGACCTCCTACGGCTGCCGGCGCCGCTGGGGCTTTCCCGGTCCTTCGTCGCCGAGCCGCTGATCACCGCCTTTGACACCAACGGTGGCGTGCTGACGGTCGACTCGAACAACCGTTTGGATTTTCAAACCGCAGCGGAAACCATCGCCAAGCAGGTCGCCCACGATAGCCAGTTGCTGGCGATGGTTGCTCCGACGGTGACGTCGGGCGACCGCGCCACCAGCTTCATTCAAAACTTCGGTCAGCGGGCCTTTCGCCGGCCCCTGACCGCCACTGACACCGCCCGGTACAAGGCGCTGTTCGACCAGGGCGCGATGTTACTGGCCAGCGGGGATGCGTTTGTGGACGGCGTCGAGCTGGTCTTGCGCGCCCTCTTGCAGTCGCCGCACTTCCTTTATCGCGTGGAGACCAGCACCGCGGTGGTGGGTGGCCGGATCCCACTGACCGACTACGAGATTGCCTCGCGATTGTCCTACAGCCTAGCCAGCACCATGCCAGACGATGCGCTGTTCACAGCCGCGGCCGCCCACAAGTTGCAAACCCGCGACGGCGTCGTCGAACAGGCGCAGCGTTTGATCAACTCCCCCGCCGGCCGAGCCACAGTCAGTAACTTCAACTATCAGTTGCTGCACCTGCGCGAATTTGATCAAATCAACAAAGACGTGCAGAAGGCGCCCGCTTTCACCACTGACATTGGCGCCGACTTGAAACAGGAAGTCCTGTCTTTCACCGACGACATCGTCTTTGGGCAGGACCGAGGGATGACCGAGCTGTTGACGGCGCCGTACACGTTCGTCAACAGCAAGGTCGCGAAGGTCTACGGCCTGGCCAGCCCCAGCCCCGCCGCCGGTCAACCGGACCCGTTCGTGAAGGTGAACCTGGATCCCACGCAGCGAACCGGGTTTCTGACCCAGGCTGGCTTTCTGTCTTCCAACGCCGATGGACAGACCCCTTCGATCATTGTGCGCGGCGTGCAGATCGCCAAGGACTTCCTGTGCGTGGAGATCCCGCCGCCCCCGGACGTGGTGCCGCCATTGCCCGCCCTGGATCCCAACTCGACGAATCGCCAGCGGGTGACGACCTTGACGATGAACGCCCCCTGCAACGCCTGCCACACAACGCTCATCAACCCGCTTGGTTTTGGCTTGGAACACCTGGATGGCTTTGCTCAGTTTCGCGCCCAGGAGAATGGACAGCCCATCGACTCGAGTGGCAACTACTCTATCGACGGTCACGACGTGTCGTTCAATGGCGCGCTGGATCTCATCAAGGCCATCGCCAACAGCCAGCAGGCGCAGGATTGCTATGCCTCGCACCTGGTGCAGTACCTGTACGGTCGCGATGTCGACATGAGCAGCGACGCCGACAAGAACCTGATCACCCAGGCGGGCGTTCGCGCCAAGGCCAATCCCTCCACCAAGAACCTAGTCGTGAACTTGGTGGCGACAGACGCTTTCCTCACGCGGGCCCCCTAA
- a CDS encoding LamG domain-containing protein: MIARAVLRRELIGCLIWAGLASACVFSPTIAPGKVQCTLSADCPDQVPVCWRNACYPADSGGDAAADESSSTGGAGDTGGATGAGGAGGSGGASDGGDADADGPASGGDADGPADAPAAPNWPVCTPPLTSGLGQGLIVYLRLDDGPSDPVITDSSPGNLSAMLIQLDPLTAWTTGRFGRALGLPGGTTGGYVTVGPPAQLNVVSDRLSVSAWLRFPGGSASDGTVLSRRAAGAGGYHYVLSTSGNRLRVRMFTSNGISADLSSNQPLPSGTDWMHVAFTYLADSKVTDGLRLFVNGKAFGSLAFVLPFAPENTPLLVGAAEAPNFDLPAKTIGDRLAAIVDDVAVYNRMLSADEVLSLACGARPLGPP; this comes from the coding sequence TTGATCGCGCGGGCGGTCCTGCGAAGGGAGCTGATCGGCTGTCTGATCTGGGCTGGCCTGGCGTCAGCGTGCGTGTTCTCGCCGACCATCGCTCCGGGAAAAGTGCAGTGCACCCTGTCTGCAGACTGTCCCGACCAGGTGCCTGTTTGTTGGCGCAACGCTTGTTATCCGGCTGACAGCGGCGGTGACGCCGCCGCGGACGAGTCATCATCGACGGGCGGCGCTGGTGACACGGGTGGTGCGACCGGAGCCGGCGGCGCCGGCGGTTCCGGCGGCGCAAGCGACGGAGGAGACGCCGACGCCGACGGGCCGGCGTCGGGCGGGGACGCCGACGGGCCGGCCGACGCGCCAGCGGCTCCCAATTGGCCAGTGTGCACGCCGCCCCTCACCAGTGGCCTCGGCCAGGGCCTGATCGTCTATCTGCGCCTGGACGATGGCCCGTCCGATCCGGTGATCACCGATTCGTCACCGGGCAATCTGTCGGCGATGCTGATCCAGCTGGATCCGCTGACCGCCTGGACGACCGGGCGTTTCGGGCGCGCGCTCGGCTTGCCGGGCGGCACCACCGGCGGATACGTCACTGTCGGTCCTCCCGCGCAGCTGAACGTCGTTTCCGATCGCCTCAGCGTCTCGGCCTGGCTGCGCTTTCCAGGCGGCAGCGCCAGCGATGGCACGGTCTTGTCGCGGCGGGCGGCCGGCGCCGGCGGGTATCACTATGTGTTGTCCACCTCCGGCAATCGCCTGCGGGTTCGCATGTTCACGTCGAACGGCATCAGCGCCGACCTCAGCAGCAATCAACCCTTGCCGTCGGGGACGGACTGGATGCACGTCGCGTTCACCTACCTCGCCGATTCCAAGGTCACCGACGGCCTACGCCTGTTCGTGAACGGGAAGGCGTTCGGCTCCTTGGCGTTCGTGCTGCCCTTCGCGCCGGAGAACACGCCGTTGCTGGTGGGGGCGGCCGAGGCGCCGAACTTCGATCTGCCGGCGAAGACCATCGGCGATCGTCTGGCCGCGATCGTCGACGACGTGGCGGTCTACAACCGCATGCTCAGCGCCGACGAGGTCCTGTCTCTGGCCTGCGGGGCCCGCCCGCTGGGACCGCCTTAA